The following are encoded together in the Dickeya lacustris genome:
- the artQ gene encoding arginine ABC transporter permease ArtQ: MTEFHPLASAAGMTVGLALCALALGLLLAMLFALWETARWKALSFIGTALVTLLRGLPEILVVLFIYFGSSQLLLVLSDGFTLNLGVVQLPIRLAIDNIEVSPFLCGVIALSLLYAAYASQTLRGALKAVPRGQWESGQALGMSKSVIFRRLIMPQMWRHALPGLGNQWLVLLKDTALVSLISVNDLMLQTKSIATRTQEPFTWYMVAAMIYLVITLISQVILRRIEARTTRFERRPC, translated from the coding sequence ATGACTGAATTTCATCCTCTCGCAAGCGCCGCCGGCATGACCGTCGGCCTTGCTCTTTGTGCGCTGGCGCTTGGCCTGCTACTGGCGATGCTGTTCGCGTTGTGGGAAACCGCGCGCTGGAAAGCGCTCAGTTTCATCGGCACGGCCCTTGTCACCCTATTGCGCGGCTTGCCAGAAATCCTTGTGGTGCTGTTTATCTATTTCGGCTCTTCACAGCTACTCTTGGTGCTCTCAGACGGTTTCACCCTCAACCTTGGTGTGGTACAGCTACCCATCAGGCTTGCTATCGATAACATTGAGGTCAGCCCCTTTTTGTGCGGCGTGATTGCCTTGTCGCTGCTGTATGCGGCTTACGCCTCACAAACCCTGCGCGGCGCGCTCAAAGCGGTACCGCGCGGTCAATGGGAGTCCGGCCAGGCGCTGGGCATGAGCAAAAGCGTTATTTTTCGCCGTTTAATCATGCCGCAGATGTGGCGTCACGCACTGCCGGGCCTTGGCAACCAATGGCTGGTGCTGCTCAAGGATACCGCGCTGGTATCGCTTATTAGCGTCAATGATCTGATGTTACAGACCAAGAGTATCGCCACACGCACGCAAGAACCCTTCACCTGGTATATGGTAGCGGCGATGATTTATCTGGTCATCACGCTGATAAGTCAGGTTATTTTGCGGCGCATTGAAGCGCGAACGACGCGTTTTGAGCGGAGACCGTGCTAA
- the artJ gene encoding arginine ABC transporter substrate-binding protein, which translates to MKKLIVAALLAGCAFGSQAADTLRFAASATYPPFESLDANNHIVGFDIDLANALCKQLQTTCSFTNQAFDSLIPALKFRRYDAIISGMDITPERSKQVAFTQPYYANSAIIIAQKGKYPTFADLKGKRIGMENGTTHQKYLQEKHPEVQTVPYDSYQNALIDLKNGRLDGVFGDTAVVNEWLKANPELATVGEKITDSAYFGIGLGIAVRLDNQALLEKLNNALAAIKANGTYKAINDKWFPQQ; encoded by the coding sequence ATGAAGAAGTTGATTGTTGCGGCCTTGCTGGCCGGTTGTGCCTTTGGCAGTCAGGCCGCTGACACCCTGCGTTTTGCCGCCTCCGCTACCTATCCGCCCTTTGAATCACTGGATGCCAATAACCACATAGTGGGGTTTGATATTGATTTGGCCAATGCCCTGTGCAAACAGCTTCAGACCACCTGTAGTTTTACCAATCAAGCCTTTGACAGCCTGATCCCGGCCCTGAAATTCCGCCGTTATGACGCGATTATTTCCGGTATGGACATCACGCCTGAGCGCAGTAAGCAAGTGGCGTTTACTCAGCCCTACTACGCCAACTCAGCGATCATCATCGCGCAAAAAGGCAAATACCCGACGTTCGCAGACTTGAAAGGCAAACGTATCGGGATGGAGAACGGCACCACGCATCAGAAATACCTGCAAGAAAAACACCCGGAAGTACAGACAGTACCGTATGACAGTTACCAAAACGCGCTGATCGACCTGAAAAACGGCCGTCTTGACGGTGTGTTTGGCGATACCGCCGTGGTTAACGAGTGGCTGAAAGCCAACCCTGAGCTGGCCACTGTCGGTGAGAAAATTACCGATAGCGCCTATTTTGGTATCGGTCTGGGCATCGCCGTGCGCCTGGATAATCAGGCGCTACTGGAAAAACTGAACAACGCGCTGGCAGCCATCAAAGCCAATGGCACGTATAAAGCCATCAATGACAAGTGGTTCCCTCAGCAATAA
- the artM gene encoding arginine ABC transporter permease ArtM, producing the protein MLSYIPELLKGLHTSLLLTVLALLLALVLSLALTVVLTLKTPLLSPLAQGYITLFTGTPLLVQIFLIYYGPGQFEAIRQITWLWNMLSQPWFCAVSALALNSAAYTTQLFYGAVRAIPAGQWQSCEALGMDKRQTLRILLPFAFKRALSSYSNEVVLVFKGTSLAYTITLMEVMGYGQLLYGRTYDVLVFGAAGIVYLCVNGLLTLLMRIVERRALRFERHG; encoded by the coding sequence ATGCTCAGTTATATTCCTGAACTGCTCAAAGGGCTGCACACCAGCCTGCTGTTAACCGTACTGGCGTTACTGCTGGCGTTAGTGCTGTCGCTGGCGCTGACGGTGGTGCTGACGTTAAAAACGCCGCTGTTATCGCCGCTGGCGCAGGGCTATATCACGTTGTTTACCGGCACACCGCTGCTGGTGCAAATTTTTCTGATTTACTACGGCCCCGGCCAATTTGAGGCCATCCGCCAGATAACATGGTTATGGAATATGCTTTCGCAACCCTGGTTCTGTGCGGTCAGCGCCTTAGCACTCAATAGCGCCGCTTACACGACGCAGCTGTTTTACGGCGCGGTGCGCGCGATCCCCGCCGGGCAATGGCAATCCTGTGAGGCGCTGGGGATGGACAAACGCCAGACGCTGCGCATTCTGCTGCCCTTTGCCTTTAAACGGGCGCTGTCGTCGTATTCCAATGAGGTGGTGCTGGTCTTCAAAGGGACGTCGCTTGCCTACACCATTACCCTGATGGAGGTGATGGGATACGGGCAGTTGCTGTATGGCCGTACCTACGATGTGCTGGTATTTGGTGCCGCCGGGATCGTGTATTTGTGTGTCAACGGGCTGCTAACGCTGTTAATGCGTATTGTTGAGCGCCGGGCATTGCGCTTCGAGCGTCACGGCTGA
- the artP gene encoding arginine ABC transporter ATP-binding protein ArtP, translating to MSIQLNSINCFYGAHQALFDVTLDCPSGETLVLLGPSGAGKSSLLRVLNLLETPRSGALSIGGNTFDFNQPPSETAIRELRRNVGMVFQQYNLWPHLTVQQNLVEAPCRVLGLNRQDAHERAKKLLTRLRLNDFADRYPLHLSGGQQQRVAIARALMMEPQVLLFDEPTAALDPEITAQVVSIIQELSETGITQVIVTHEVDFARKTASRVVYMENGRVVEQGDASHFTHPQTPEFAGYLSH from the coding sequence ATGAGTATTCAACTAAACAGCATTAACTGTTTCTATGGCGCACATCAGGCGCTGTTCGATGTCACCCTTGATTGCCCATCTGGAGAAACACTGGTACTGCTTGGCCCAAGCGGTGCTGGCAAGAGCTCGTTATTGCGGGTGCTCAATTTATTGGAAACACCCCGCTCAGGGGCGCTCAGTATTGGCGGCAACACGTTTGACTTTAACCAGCCGCCATCGGAAACCGCCATTCGTGAATTGCGTCGCAATGTCGGCATGGTGTTTCAGCAATACAATTTATGGCCGCACCTGACCGTGCAGCAAAATCTGGTCGAAGCGCCCTGCCGGGTGTTGGGGCTTAACCGTCAGGATGCGCATGAGCGTGCAAAAAAACTGCTTACCCGCTTACGCCTGAATGATTTCGCCGATCGCTATCCGCTGCATCTTTCTGGCGGCCAGCAGCAACGTGTTGCGATTGCTCGCGCCCTCATGATGGAACCACAGGTGTTGCTGTTCGATGAACCTACCGCCGCGCTTGACCCGGAAATTACGGCTCAGGTGGTCAGCATTATTCAGGAACTGAGTGAAACCGGTATTACGCAGGTGATAGTCACCCATGAAGTGGATTTCGCCCGTAAAACAGCCAGCCGCGTGGTGTATATGGAGAATGGTCGCGTTGTAGAGCAAGGTGATGCTTCGCATTTTACTCATCCCCAGACACCCGAATTTGCTGGTTACTTATCTCACTGA
- a CDS encoding N-acetylmuramoyl-L-alanine amidase, with amino-acid sequence MKYGRYIVVLLAIFALGGCQSPRVERCTACVDKGEYWQAQPVVAASHSPRVRFLVLHYTAEDFDGALTILGSGNVSAHYLIPSAPPYHEGKPVLWQLLPETLAAWHAGRSYWRGVSQLNSSSIGIEQENPGWRQTAGGTGYWQPYSSAQIALVIALARQIIQRHQIEPQNVVGHSDIAPQRKIDPGPHFPWQQLAQAGIGAWPDAERVRFYLRNRHEYTPVDRRSLLEKLARYGYEVTPDMNEAQQRRVVAAFQMHFRPQRYDGNADAQTEAIAEALLEKYAGRS; translated from the coding sequence ATGAAATATGGTCGATATATCGTGGTGCTACTGGCGATATTTGCGCTGGGCGGTTGTCAGAGCCCGCGTGTAGAACGCTGTACCGCCTGTGTGGATAAAGGTGAATATTGGCAGGCCCAGCCTGTTGTCGCGGCGAGTCACAGCCCAAGAGTGCGTTTTTTGGTACTGCATTATACCGCTGAGGATTTTGACGGCGCTCTGACTATCCTTGGCTCGGGCAATGTCAGCGCACACTATCTCATTCCGTCTGCGCCGCCTTACCACGAAGGTAAGCCCGTGTTATGGCAACTTCTCCCCGAAACCCTCGCTGCCTGGCATGCCGGTCGCAGCTATTGGCGAGGTGTTAGCCAGCTTAACAGCTCGTCAATAGGCATTGAGCAAGAGAACCCTGGCTGGCGGCAGACGGCTGGTGGTACAGGTTACTGGCAACCTTATTCGTCGGCGCAAATCGCCCTGGTGATAGCACTGGCAAGGCAAATCATTCAGCGTCATCAGATTGAGCCTCAGAATGTGGTCGGCCACAGCGATATTGCGCCGCAGCGCAAAATTGACCCCGGCCCGCACTTTCCCTGGCAACAACTGGCACAGGCGGGCATAGGGGCCTGGCCGGACGCTGAACGTGTACGCTTCTATTTACGCAACCGGCATGAGTACACGCCGGTTGATAGGCGCTCGCTGCTGGAAAAACTGGCCCGCTATGGCTACGAGGTGACGCCGGATATGAACGAGGCACAGCAGCGTCGGGTGGTGGCCGCATTTCAAATGCATTTTCGGCCCCAGCGCTATGATGGCAACGCGGATGCGCAAACCGAGGCGATAGCTGAGGCCTTGCTGGAAAAGTATGCTGGTCGTTCATAA
- the artJ gene encoding arginine ABC transporter substrate-binding protein — protein MKSLFIAALLGGVSLSAGAADTLRFATEASYPPFESVDASNQIVGFDIDLANALCKQIQATCTFSNQAFDSLIPGLKFRRYDAVIAGMDITPERQQQVSFTQPYYENSALFVASKGQFADIAALKGKRVGVQNGTTHQKFLLDKHSDITVVPYDSYQNAVLDLKNGRLDAVFGDTAVVNEWLKQNPNLASVGNKVTDKDYFGIGLGIAVRQNNDELVKKFNDALNKIKQDGTYQTIYQKWFQQ, from the coding sequence ATGAAATCACTATTTATTGCCGCATTGCTCGGCGGGGTAAGTTTGTCAGCCGGTGCCGCTGACACGCTGCGTTTTGCCACTGAAGCCTCCTACCCGCCGTTTGAGTCTGTCGATGCCAGCAACCAGATAGTCGGGTTCGACATTGATTTGGCCAATGCGCTGTGTAAACAGATTCAGGCTACCTGCACCTTTAGCAATCAGGCGTTCGACAGCCTGATCCCCGGTCTGAAATTCCGTCGCTATGATGCCGTTATCGCCGGAATGGATATCACGCCGGAACGTCAGCAGCAGGTTTCATTTACTCAGCCTTATTACGAAAACTCCGCTCTCTTTGTCGCGAGCAAAGGCCAGTTCGCTGATATCGCCGCCCTCAAAGGCAAACGCGTTGGCGTACAAAACGGCACCACACACCAAAAATTCCTGCTGGATAAACACAGCGATATTACGGTTGTACCGTACGACAGCTACCAGAATGCGGTGCTTGACCTGAAAAATGGCCGTCTGGATGCCGTCTTCGGCGACACCGCCGTTGTCAACGAGTGGCTGAAGCAGAACCCGAATCTGGCCTCGGTGGGTAACAAAGTCACCGACAAAGATTACTTCGGTATCGGCCTTGGCATTGCCGTTCGTCAGAATAATGATGAACTGGTGAAGAAATTCAATGATGCCCTGAACAAAATCAAACAGGATGGTACTTACCAGACCATCTACCAAAAATGGTTCCAGCAGTAA
- the rlmC gene encoding 23S rRNA (uracil(747)-C(5))-methyltransferase RlmC, with translation MQCARYHDGSCRSCQWLELDYPQQLIDKQKHLTALLGDYPVQQWRDPVPSPESAFRNKAKMVVSGSVERPLFGTLHRDGTAVDLCDCPLYPDSFAPVFAVLKTFIARAGLTPYNVARRRGELKYLLLTQSQLSGRFMLRFVLRSQAKVPALNAALPWLMAQLPQLSVISANIQPIHQAILEGEEEIALTPEQALEECFNQVPLYIRPQSFFQTNPHVAAALYDTAKQWVAALPVRSMWDLFCGVGGFGLHCAGPQTALIGIEISPEAIACAQRSAAQLGLENVSFAALDSTRFAVGETHTPDLVMVNPPRRGIGEVLCDSLSRMAPPYLLYSSCNALTMAQDIARLPEYQIAQAQLFDMFPHTAHYEVLVLLQRRA, from the coding sequence CGCTGCTAGGGGATTACCCGGTACAACAGTGGCGCGATCCTGTGCCATCGCCAGAGTCGGCGTTTCGCAATAAAGCTAAAATGGTGGTGAGCGGCAGCGTAGAGCGTCCGTTGTTTGGCACGTTACATCGTGATGGTACGGCGGTCGATCTCTGCGATTGCCCGCTCTATCCAGACAGCTTTGCGCCGGTGTTTGCGGTGCTAAAAACCTTTATCGCACGTGCCGGTTTAACGCCCTATAACGTGGCGCGCCGCCGGGGTGAGTTGAAGTATTTGCTGCTCACGCAAAGCCAACTGAGCGGGCGTTTTATGCTGCGTTTCGTGCTGCGCTCACAGGCCAAAGTACCGGCGCTGAATGCCGCATTGCCGTGGCTGATGGCGCAATTACCGCAGTTGTCTGTTATCTCGGCCAATATTCAGCCTATCCACCAGGCTATTCTGGAAGGGGAGGAGGAGATTGCGTTAACGCCGGAACAGGCGCTCGAAGAGTGTTTTAATCAGGTGCCGCTGTATATTCGGCCCCAAAGTTTTTTTCAGACTAACCCGCACGTGGCTGCCGCCTTGTATGACACGGCAAAGCAGTGGGTGGCGGCATTACCGGTGCGCAGCATGTGGGATCTGTTTTGCGGCGTCGGCGGTTTCGGCTTGCACTGCGCAGGCCCGCAAACGGCGTTAATCGGTATTGAAATCAGCCCGGAAGCGATTGCTTGCGCACAACGCTCTGCAGCGCAACTGGGGTTGGAAAACGTCAGTTTTGCGGCGCTGGATTCTACCCGTTTTGCCGTTGGCGAAACGCACACGCCGGATCTGGTGATGGTTAATCCGCCCCGGCGCGGTATTGGCGAGGTGTTGTGTGACTCTCTGAGCCGGATGGCGCCGCCGTATCTGCTTTATTCGAGCTGTAATGCGCTGACGATGGCGCAAGATATTGCGCGCCTGCCCGAATACCAGATAGCTCAAGCTCAATTATTCGATATGTTCCCGCATACTGCGCACTATGAAGTGCTGGTGTTGCTGCAACGGCGAGCCTGA